One genomic window of Arachis hypogaea cultivar Tifrunner chromosome 8, arahy.Tifrunner.gnm2.J5K5, whole genome shotgun sequence includes the following:
- the LOC112708128 gene encoding bidirectional sugar transporter SWEET10: MEFNHHFWVFICGLIGNAISFMVFLSPMPTFYRIYKKKTTEGFQAIPYITALFSSTLWIYYAIFVKDATFLITINTFGIVIESIYLAIFLIYSTKKARLSTIKVILLLNVFGFGAIVLSTLYLTKGDKRVTVIGWFNLILNICVFASPLGSLRRVVKTKSVEFMPFTLSFFLTLNAVMWFFYGLLRHDYYIALPNTLGFLFGIIQMVMYMIYRKNKNVVLEEPVKLQELNNNNNNNGHVIDVVKLSTMVPSEPNHVAVNVTLVEDINGNNQEDHHDDNLHNKNQV, encoded by the exons ATGGAGTTCAACCATCATTTCTGGGTTTTTATTTGCGGTCTCATAG gcAACGCCATCTCCTTTATGGTGTTCCTATCTCCAAT GCCAACTTTTTATAGAATTTACAAGAAAAAAACCACGGAAGGGTTTCAAGCAATTCCATACATAACAGCACTGTTCAGTTCAACACTTTGGATTTATTATGCAATATTTGTGAAGGATGCAACATTTCTCATCACAATAAACACCTTTGGAATTGTTATTGAATCAATATACCTTGCCATATTCCTAATCTATTCCACCAAAAAAGCCAGG CTTTCTACAATCAAGGTTATTCTACTGTTGAATGTGTTTGGATTTGGAGCTATAGTTCTATCAACTTTGTACCTTACAAAAGGAGACAAACGTGTTACAGTTATAGGATGGTTTAATCTCATCTTAAACATTTGTGTATTTGCTTCCCCTCTTGGCAGCTTG AGACGTGTGGTGAAGACAAAATCTGTGGAATTCATGCCATttactttgtctttctttttGACCTTAAATGCAGTCATGTGGTTCTTCTATGGTCTTCTTCGTCATGACTATTACATTGCT CTTCCAAATACACTTGGATTTCTATTTGGAATAATTCAAATGGTGATGTACATGATTTATAGGAAGAACAAAAACGTGGTGTTAGAGGAGCCAGTGAAATTGCAagaactcaataataataataataacaatggaCATGTCATTGATGTTGTGAAGCTTAGCACAATGGTACCCTCAGAACCAAATCATGTAGCTGTGAATGTGACACTTGTTGAGGACATAAATGGAAATAATCAAGAAGATCATCATGATGATAACCTCCACAACAAGAACCAAGTGTGA